One Glycine soja cultivar W05 chromosome 7, ASM419377v2, whole genome shotgun sequence genomic window, CTCCTTGAAACACTTGGCTTTATTTCTCTTCCCTCTTCCTACAATGAGAGTTTCTTATAACACAGATGAAGAATACTATAAAGATTCCTTAATAATGATGTAATGAAGTGGTTGAGAAGTTAAACCTGTACCACCTTATACAAATGATTAGGTTCCCAAAGGGGAAGAGAACAAGGGTCTGAATTCTTCAACTCTTGTTATGTATGTGGAGATTCTATTGGAGTTTCTTGTGCCTAGAAATGAGGTGTATGTGGCTGTGGGGAAATTAATGAGGCGATGAAATATGAGTTAAGATGTTGTATTGTAATGACATTGGTCAGCAAATGAAAAGGGGCATGGAACCTTTCAGAGTTGGTGATGCCTAATGGGGtggtgttaattttgttattcaatGCCTGTCATTATTTATTAGATTCTTCAACGACAAGGGTATTTTTTTAGGTCCATATTTTTGGTCCGTTCTTGCATTCTATTTAGAGTTTTTGGTCAAGggataaagggaaaaaaaatgagttggTAATCAACTGTGCCAACGAGGACTTAGTTGGAGCAATCCCATACAATACAAGGGGTGGAAGTCATGCATCCCCAATGCCTATTTTAGGCAAATGATTCGTTGGGGTGGCAATTTAGTTGGTGAGTTTTAAATGATAAGTTAATTTTGTTGTCATTTGTCAATGTGTAATTAGTGTGGTGAGGTTGAACTTgtacaaaactatttttttaaaaaatgtttttgcaaAATTCTTATATTAAACTCTCcaattttaccttaaaaaaaaactccaatTTCTAGAATGGTTTAATATTTAAGACAGCATGTAAGGACGAATTAGAATTATGACGTAATATTGCATCTTGGAACCACTTTTTTCATGTCAAATTATGTAAAAGACATTACATGTTTGATTTCCTATTAAAAGAGttcaaattgattttagatCTTGAATTGAttccaaatttaaataattttaaatgatttttgtgttggataaaaaaatattatactaaattttataataaaaaaatttagacatAAATCAccttatttaaaaatcaattttataaaattaatttcattcaaaaatGATTTTACCAACTCTCATTCAAACATGTTCTGCATCGTATGTTTGGATCTGAGTCCAATATTCATCTTTAAAAGAAAATCCACACCAAAATTGATGAAACGTCGAAGATGCAAGAAaggaactaaaataattttgcaatcagacaaacaaaatttcattttttttacaaaattccaTTTGCAGATTTGCCCCATGTAAACCCATGTCTAAGGAAGGAAAATGTCAAAATCCAAACATGCTACACTATTTAGAGAAGagattttgacaaaaataaactATAGGTTAAAGGTttcagttttaaaatttaaaattttaacaaaagaaGCACAATTACAGATTAtgctctttaaaataaaatgccaGAACCACCAATCTTGTCAATCCAAAGAGGAAGTCTACATTCTAATGATGACAAAGGCCGTTCGAACTCCAAGTCACATCCAGCTCACGTATAAAAACTTTGTTAATGTGATCTAAGAATGGTTTCATTTGTGTACAGCCACTAATAGTAAATACTACTAGTATTTGATAAGTTATTTAATATAGTAGGCTACACTTTTTTCTCTGTATAAATACTTAAATTACACAGCCTTTCCTTTACACTCACCTTTACCGGAGCGGAGAGGAAGgtaaataagataatttttctttgttaCATTCAACATTATCGGTAAGTTATTCTTAAACCTCTGCTGTCAAATTCGAGAAGTTAGAAGGTGAAGTTaaatttttggataaaatttcaaaagtaaTGACGTGTTTTAAAACTTCATTTTCTTAAGTCCTAAAATCGATGATAGTGTACAAAATTTACTGTTGATGACATTCAAAGTTGTTATATTAGGATTTTGAAGTTAAAGGGGAAGAACCTGTAATTTAGTCATCTATCATATCAAGGAGGAGAGTATACTTtagcttaaattttattttatcaaaaaacaatttaatagtTTGTTTATATCAGAGAAAAGCACAGGTCAGAACCAATCCGATTATTTTGATCTAATTACCTTATTGCAAGGTGATCTTTCAATCTATCATGGTCAAGACACAGAAGCAATTGGTCCGATATATGATATTTCCGTGTTCTATACTCATATATGACTTAAATTTCTTATACAGTGAGGAAGTGAAAGGATAATGGTTTCCATTCAGAGCCATATACATAAAATTTGctacattatttttaacaatGAAATGGGTTCATTACAGGGGCAATACAGGTTGAGAGGAATTCTATTCTACTCCAAGGGATACATATGACTCTTATACAGGGGATAACAgcacaacaaaaacaaatggtGCTCAGAAGATAAACTTGACTTGATACCTGCTAACACCACTCTATTCAGTTccagtaattttcttcttcagTGATTCAATGTCTGTAGCTAGCTCCTTCCTGCTAGACTGTATAGAAagaaatacatataaattaCTTATAAGATGTACACCGAATAAGGCATGTGTTGTGGAAGTAGAAAAGGGTAAGTGGATCCCATGGAACAAAAGAAGTGATCATTCAATACAAAAATATTGACACCAATGTAATCTCAAAGCTTGATATACACAAAACCACCACTTATGTCCATAcaacaaaacatgttagattctaaaatctaaaatagTAAAGTATTGGTGATGTATTTTACTTACCTTAAACAGAAGGTATCGGTAGACAAACCATCCAGTGTATCCAAGCCCTACCAACTCCATAATCTTTGGAAGCTGAAACGTAAATAAGATAATTTCAGATTGGTTAGCCAAGCTTTATATAAAAACCCaagcatataatataatatggtAGAAGTGAATTATATTCACCAGGAGTGATGGCTTACCAAGGGAACTGAGTTGATGGCGCTCACAAGAATTGACGATAGCCAAATAGCAACTATAGCCCCTCCACCATAAAGAAGTACTGTGGACTTGTTTTCAAGAGCATCCCACTGATAATGATAAATGGAGGATATTATTTCCACTTAGTTAAAACTTAACATACTGTTTGGTTGGAGGGGAGGGGAATGGAtagtaaatagggggagaaaatCCCTCCCCTCCTTTGAACCAGTCAGTATGTAAACGAAGGATTGGCAAAGAGGAAACTAGAATTGCAAGATCGAGGATTTGCTAAAACGAAGTTCAGGATAAACCAAATTGTTGAAATAAGCCAAGTAGTAAACTTCTTGCCTTTTCCTTCAAATCTGTGAACACCTCATTGGCATCTACTGAGGATGATTCCTCTGAAGAAGCTCTGGTCTGAAGCAGAGAAGATTTTCGGGACACTGAAAAAGTGGAAATAGAAGAAAACAACTAAacgatgaataaataaataaaaacaaagatataAAAAGCAATTTGACTAAGCTCAATAAATAGAACATTGAAAATGCAACAAACAGTAAAATATTACTACTCAGGGACACACTAAAACTACAGATACAGAAGGCTTAACCAAGTGTACAACTACAAGACTCTTAGACAAGTATTAAATGTGGTGAGCATTAATAGCTCCATTCACATAGCAGAAACTAGTTTAATTTTCTGGATTAAACTTTGGACTTGGCAAAGTGTATCCACCCCATAAGATGTTTACCACcctcaattttaaaattcagaAGTGTTTCAGTTACCCCACAAGACAATGAGCACCACCTTGGACATAAGTTCTAATTGGATAAACTTCCTAATAAGCacttataggaaaagaaaataagaaagtaaaatgaattgTGTTACCACTCCTCACTTGATATCTCTGTAGTTTTCTGTTTCTGGGCTCAAGCCCCtttgttttttaaagaaaaaaagtttctcacataagttaaaattagcctATACATCAATTAAAACCAGCTTTTGAATAAGTTAAATGACAGCGCTTCTGTATAAGCTTAAGTgtataaagttaattttagcttatggGAGAAAATTAGTTTTaccttatttttttcaataaaagctTTAGTCGAGATGATCAAAACATGGAATAAGTTCAAACTTGAAACAAGGTACAAGACAATCCTAGCTCTCATTTAATCCTCTCTTCCACTTTAGAAATGTAAGAGtaaacttcaaataaataaaggagaaaaattCATATAAGAGGAAACTAGGGGGGAGAGACATACATTATTCCATGAATGAAACAAGATATAAGAGTTGGACAGCAGCTTATTAGTGCTGGAAGgcctcaaattaaaaatataacaatgtTAATAACAATCATACTATCTATGACAAAATAATAAAGCAATTAGTTTGACATGTTTGGTTGAGCTTATTCATAAACACTTCTAggagaagaaaagaatgaaatgaGCTTCTCCATAAGCTAAAAGTTTAGCTTATGCAATggagaaactcatttttttcttcttactttCTTCTCCTAGAACCGTTTCTGGGGATGTTTATTCAAACAGGctcttcatatttatttttttttctttttcattttcctgaGGCATTTCGGCCGAAAGCGATCTTTGCCGGTCTGAAACTAAAATTTGACATCTCACCCAACAAGAATTTGAACGTGGTTCACCACTTGATTGAAGACTAACCTCTAGACTCAACTCCATTAGTAACTCAAACCAAAATCTAATCGAAAATTTTACACCCCATTGTTTAGAGTCACCAAAGTTTAACACCTTTTAATGTCTTAATTTAAGAGGAATGGAAAATtcgaagattttttttttatccataggaATTAACGCACCCAACTTAACCACAAAATGTATGCTAATTTGAAGATTAAAACCCCAAGGAAAATGAAATATAGAAAAAGAACAGAAtgcatattaatttataataattcaaaattagaattttttttaaaattgaaattttcaaacatgcaaaataacaaacaaggaaaaagagaaagaaggaaatGAAAGAGTACCTGAAAAGTTGTTGAGGGAAGGTGAGAACAAAGTGGTTTTGGTGTTGGAGACGCGAGGAGGGAGAGAAGGCAAAGCAGAGCAGCGGGTAACGTTGGTGGTGGTCGGAATCCTAGGTGGGAGTAGCACCGTCACTGCCGCCGCCGCtgccatttttttattattatgaaaatgtgACGCGTATCACTCTATCTATCCCCAAACCAAAAAATTTGGAACTTTGGTTGGTTTTCCTATACTCCCTTCAAATTCAatagatatttatttaattgtttttagagaaaaaaataaaaatagaaggaCATGTTGTTTACATTGACTTGTTATCCACTACCATGAGACAATCTAGGACACCGATTCCAACGACTTGACACGTGGAAGAACTTCACTCCCTCATTGGCCACTTCCCTATCTTCAAAATCCACATCCCATTAGCGTATCTACTACTTCTACAGTTCTACGTCACTTACACTCTGACAGGGCATTCATGGGTTTGGCCACTTTTGAACCCGACCCAATTCAACTAAACACAAAAGCACAATGTagaattgaaaaaggaaaatcaataAACTCTTTTTGTTTAAAGTATATGTTTCgtaaacaattttcaaaactttCATAAATTTTGAATGAGAAATGTTAAATAGTCTAAGATTATCTTAGAAAACaatcttttgaaataaaaaaaaatgagaatggaATCAACACATGTGCTTAATCTACATCCATCACtttgatttttctgtttttaaaagTACTACTCTTTTCAAAACAATCTTcagaatttaataaattttggatGAGAACCACAATGGTCAGTCAGATTTTTTTATACAGATTAACGACAAAAATCTTActctataataataaaataattataaaaatgctaattattttaaaaaacagtttCTAAAACCAAAATTGAGGAGGAAATTAAACACATGCTTTTATTCTACCACCATGATTTGAAATTCTCGAATCTTTCCTGGGCCAGCCCATTGAGGTTTTTCTTTTTGGACCGGCCCATATCCCACTATCACTCCACTCTTCCTCTCTCTTGCCCTACCTCAGAAAGCCACACTCCAAAACCACCACCTTCCCCCGAGAGCACAATCCGCCACCGACCCATCACCGGAACCATGCTCCGCCTCCTAAAGCCGCAACCTTTCCCCTCCGGGTACCACCTCATCCAACGCTGCGCCGTGAGCGGCACCGCAAAGGGCAAAGCGAAGATCAAAGCAGGCCAAGCGCTAAAACGCTCCCGCATCACCACGAAGAAACCCGGATCCGCGACCGCAGGCCCACCTATGTCGCGTGAGCGCCAAGAACGCGAGCGCCTCTACGAACAATGCCTTCAAGCCCCAACTCCTCTCCGCCACCTCACCCAAAAGGAGCGCGAACGCGAAGCGGAGCGCGAGAAATTGGGTCTCATCAGCAAGGATCGGCAGCGAGAAATCGACATGATGAAGCGAAAAGACGACAAATTTAAGGTTTCGGAGAAGCCCACGATTATTGGGACACCTGGGTTGGATTACGTGAGTTTAGGTTTGGTGGATGTGGACAAGTTGCCGAAGTATGATTTGACGGTGGAAGATGGGAGGAGGTTGGCGAAGGAGTATAGTAGGGTTTTGATGAGGAAGCATAGAGCGAGACAGGCTGCGGAGTCCaatcttttgaggatgaagaaGGAGGCTATTGAGGCTTTGCCTGAGGGGTTGAGAGAGGCTGCTTTGGTTCCTGATTTGGCTCCTTTTCCAGTTAACCGGTTTATGGCGACTCTTACGCCGCCTATTGAGGGTTACATTGAGCAGGTTAGGGAGGCGGCGAATAGGATCAGTGGAAAGGAGAAGATTAGGTGATTTTGTGTTTATGAATTTTGTCCACTGTTGAATGGAATGGATTGGAATAACAAATGTCATTGGTTTGTTGTTGGACTGATTGGAATTGGATGTAATGTgatcaaaatgaaatatatttagtttgatgtttttgttgttgttcttgttgttttgAGAGTTTGTGGAATGGAACTATGGGATGAAACTAACTTACTATTTGTTTAGAGGTTGGggatgaaatgaaatgaaatgctGTAAGCTGCTTCGCATTGTTtgagattggatgaaataaaatgcgATGTGATGATGGTTTTGTTTTCCTTTCCCTCATTTTGAGGTGTTGGATGAAATTAActgattattttctaatttcagTCTCTGTTCAGTTATTTCCTAAACAATGGATTGGAATGAATTACCTAATAAATGGtatgatgattttattttatttcattacatGGTAGTTTTGCTGTTTCATTTCACCTAGTTTTtagatgaaaaatttaaaaaggattAGGTTTTGAAGTGTTTGATGTTATCAGGTTATGTTTGAGCTAGtttattttttgtgaaattaagcagtgtgaaaaaaaattgaaaaagagatGACTAGTGATCAGGAAAAGTTATGTTTGACAACTGACGAAAATCTTGCAGGATGTTATACTCAAAGAAACCTATGATAACTTCTTGTGTGGAGCACACTGGAGTGGAATTTCTCTTAGCTGTTTGCTTGTTTGGAGTGAACATATTGAATGATTAATATTGAGCACTGATATTTAACATCTAAGACAGCAACttcaaatttaacttattgGAATTGATTATTAAAGAAATTCAACAGTATGTCAAATTAGAAACTTGTGCAAGTGATTCAGTAGTCGGGTGCTAAGGCTGTGTTTGATTTGCTTTCACAGAAATCGTGTTGAATGTGCCCTTGAATGTGTGATTTGTGTAAGATAAACATTCACTAAATGTTGTAAATAATGACAAATGTTGATTAGAAGAGTGATCCTAAATAGAATCAACTAAAAATGCCCTATCAAGGCAGGAAAAAAATTCCACCAAAAGGCTTGGACTTTGTTTTGGtttatatagttttaaaatttcatgttgGCATTTTTGGGTTGATTCATACCATAATCACCTGTAGTTGCTGTTCTCACTTCTGTGTATACAATTTGTGCCGCTTTAAAGCAATTTATGTGATGAGATGTAATGGTAAAACAAGTATAAAACAGATGCAAACAGAATATATTGAATAATACAAACTGATATTTAGTAGTACTGATATCAGTGTGATATCATTGATGTGTACAACTAGCTTGCAGCAGCAGAAGACCAACTTTAGGAGAAAGGTAGGAGACACTAGTAAAAAAGGACCCTTGTCTAACAACTCCACATttcaccctttttttttctcattctatTCTATTCCTTTCAGTTCTCTTCCACTCCTCTTCCACTCATAGTAAAATAGGGGACAAGGGGTATTGAATTGAGAAGGTAAGCAGAAATTACTAACGAGCCTCAGAACTACTTTGAGAAGGGAATCATTCATTGTAAATGAGTATTCTCCTTGTTCATCTCTTCTCTAATGACAGATGCTCATTCTTTCCTCAATTCTCTATTCTTGTCTCACAAAACTCCACTTCTATCACATTCTGCTGTCTACTTATTGAGTCTCTAAACTTTGGAAACAATAACAGAATGGATAAGCCGCCATGTGCTTATTCTTTCCAATTAATTTTGTTCCTTTCTCTCTGTTGATCTAGCATTCCCTTTGCTCATTGCTCCCATCATTGTTCCATAACCAACTAACTTGGGCTCATATGTTTTAATAACAAGAGTAAAATTAGCAGTACGCATTTTGCCAATAAAATTGGCTAGAGCAGCCTTCCCTTCTATCCTGCTTTGAAGCTACTGCAActtcatattttaaagaaaatcaagtcattgacaattttttttataagatggaATTTTATGGCTCATTTGTTTTCTTCCCTCGTGGTAGTAGCTTTAATAGTCACCTGTCTCTtttgaaagttaaaacaaattttaaccatAGCTCTACGCACAAATTTGTTTGAACAGAAGGTTCTTTCAAGTGGCAGAAGCACTCTTTATTGTGGGCAAGCAAGCTATGGatcttcgattttttttttctttcttcctataTTGTAGCTGAATCTGATAATGTATAGCTTGTCGATACTAAAAATCATGCTGCACAATCGTAGCTTAGAGGAATAATTCATGACGGCAAGTCTCTTTGTATTTTCCTCTTGATATCAATGATGTGAATGACCAAATCATGCTTTCCCCTTATCTTACATTAACCTGAATATTGTAATCTTTTGTGGCCGTTTGTATAATTATGAATTGCTCGATCAATTTAAGCACCTATATCATAAGCCTTAATAACGATcctatataaaataaactacATCGGAAATGGTGGAACCCATTACAAAACGCCAAATAACGGCTGGGATTGCGGCATCCACCTTTACATGTTCATAACGCCGTTATGGCGGTGCCATTACGGTTACGTGACAACACTGCTCCCAAGACAGAATAATGCAACTATGAAAGACTGCAAAAAGTATTCACAAATTTATAGCCGTCAACACAAACATAACTACTCCAAAACCGTCACAAGAATTACATTCAAACCACACTTCCTGATGACCCTGtatgtttcttcttcttatggAAACAAAGACAATGTCCAGGACAGATTCAAacagttttcaattcaataataataaaaatacagaGAAAAAGATGAGTAGATCAAAATCAGATTTTCACCCTCAATTTCAACACCCCAAAAGCAAAGACCAAGGTCTTAAAAATATGAGATTTGGTtcctctaaattaaaaaaaagatgcaGGACTTGTTACGTATGTAAAACCAACcattgattttctcatcacctATTGAGATTACTTGCTTTAGAGGATTGCTCACTTTAGAGAACCTGGATCCTAAGAAATTGTGGTTGCAACATCAGAGGTTTTCAAGGTCTTTGCAATTGCAATTGTGACCACATCAGCTGCATTTGTTTGCAATTCTGTATGAAACCCAACCATGACTGCAATTTAAAATCACAGCTTCTAAGCTCGATAATGTTCTCCATAAGCACttataggaaaataaaatttacgaaGGAAAATTGAGAGTAGTCTCTATATGGTGAAATCAACTTCATGCATAAGTTAAAAACCATATTTTATGGAGAAACttgtcttattttttcttctcctatatcttcttcttctataggtgtttatgaagaaattttatccaaaaagaCCTTAACTCATCAGATAAACAAGCAGAACAAAAGAATCAATAAACTCCAAACATAACAGTGTAGTAACTATAACACCATATAACCAGctcttatttcattaaaattcatTCACCATATCCATATGCCACAGTACACAGAGGCAACACCATCACATACCATAAAGTGAATCCATCACCAAATCATaacaatttcatatataatctcaaacaaaaacaaaaacaaaaaaagaggcaTCAGCaacacaaaccaaaaccaaaaccctaacttttttttctcttccttcaaaTCTTATCAATATCCTCATCCTCGAACTCGATATAATCATTTCCGGCCCCATCCTCCTCCTCATCAAGGCCAGCGCCGATGCCCTCGTTGAGCCTGGTGCTGTCAGGAAGCTCGCCGTAGGCCTTGAGGAGCCTGGCCTCGTCGGGCATGTACTTGAGGATGACGTCGGCCTTGTCGTCCTGGTAGTCGCGGAGGCCGACGAGGATGATGTCGCCGGCGGCGATCCAGACCTTCTTGTGCATCTTGCCGCGGATGTGGCAGAGGCGCTTGGTGCCGTCGATGCACATCGCCTCGCAGCGGCCGTTCCCCAGCATCCGGAGCACCTGCGCGTACTCCTGGCCGTCCTCCTTGAACACAAGCTCCCGCTTCTCGTCGTCCGCCTCGTTCTTCCCGCGCTTCCGGTTCTTTCCTCCCTTTCCCTTGTTCTTCGGCATTCTCCTCGACGACGATCGGAAACCCTAGTTTTATTCGATGATTCTCGAGAGAGAAGACTTTGAAGGTGGTGATTTTGTTTCTGTGTTTAAATTGAAGAATTTGCTTTCGTAGGGAAAGTAGGGTCGATTGGGGTATTTGTTTTGGTTTGGGTATGCGTGGGGAATACGAATAAGGGGTGGGTTTCAATGGACCGTATTGCCCCTGCTACTCTAACGTCACTTTTCTATTGTCCCACGGGGAAACCGGGAAAGGTTgcatttcctttttcctttttcctttttattctaTATAATTTTTCAGTTATGTGTTCTATAAACTTTTCCATAAAGTTTGATGTGAGTTTAAAtactgataaaaatatatatgagttTAAAtacgtttttctcttcttcttcgtaatatatttttttaattttaatctctataaaattattgttttaaaaataattttggtaaaaataatcattttg contains:
- the LOC114418355 gene encoding protein CURVATURE THYLAKOID 1A, chloroplastic-like, which gives rise to MAAAAAVTVLLPPRIPTTTNVTRCSALPSLPPRVSNTKTTLFSPSLNNFSVSRKSSLLQTRASSEESSSVDANEVFTDLKEKWDALENKSTVLLYGGGAIVAIWLSSILVSAINSVPLLPKIMELVGLGYTGWFVYRYLLFKSSRKELATDIESLKKKITGTE
- the LOC114418354 gene encoding uncharacterized protein LOC114418354, whose product is MLRLLKPQPFPSGYHLIQRCAVSGTAKGKAKIKAGQALKRSRITTKKPGSATAGPPMSRERQERERLYEQCLQAPTPLRHLTQKEREREAEREKLGLISKDRQREIDMMKRKDDKFKVSEKPTIIGTPGLDYVSLGLVDVDKLPKYDLTVEDGRRLAKEYSRVLMRKHRARQAAESNLLRMKKEAIEALPEGLREAALVPDLAPFPVNRFMATLTPPIEGYIEQVREAANRISGKEKIR
- the LOC114418356 gene encoding eukaryotic translation initiation factor 1A-like, producing the protein MPKNKGKGGKNRKRGKNEADDEKRELVFKEDGQEYAQVLRMLGNGRCEAMCIDGTKRLCHIRGKMHKKVWIAAGDIILVGLRDYQDDKADVILKYMPDEARLLKAYGELPDSTRLNEGIGAGLDEEEDGAGNDYIEFEDEDIDKI